From one Lycium ferocissimum isolate CSIRO_LF1 chromosome 5, AGI_CSIRO_Lferr_CH_V1, whole genome shotgun sequence genomic stretch:
- the LOC132056854 gene encoding vacuolar-sorting receptor 1-like, with product MKEKIGILVCVWFVLFGSCFGRFVVEKNSLRVTSPDSIKDVYECAIGNFGVPQYGGTIGGIVMYPKANQKSCKDFADFDISFKSKPGAMPVFLLVDRGDCYFTLKAWNAQKVGAGAILVADDRVEPLITMDTPEEEDAQADYLQNITIPSALISKSLGDSIKKQLSKGEMVNINLDWREALPHPDERVEYEFWTNSNDECGPKCESQREFVKNFKGAAQILEQKGYTQFTPHYITWYCPEAFILSKQCKSQCINHGRYCAPDPEQDFSKGYDGKDVVLQNLRQACFFKVANETGKPWLWWDYVTDFAIRCPMKEKKYTKECADQVIKSLGFDVKKIEKCVGDPEADTDNPVLKAEQDTQIGKGARGDVTILPTLVINNRQYRGKLDKGAVLKAICSGFEETTEPAICLTEDVETNECLKSNGGCWQDKAANITACRDTFRGRVCECPVVQGVKFVGDGYTHCEASGALRCEINNGGCWKGTQKGRAYSACIDDHTKGCKCPPGFRGDGVNNCEDIDECKEKLACQCAECKCKNTWGSYDCSCSGNLLYMHEHDTCISKDAKSEFSWGLVWTIILGLAFAGVAGYAVYKYRIRRYMDSEIRAIMAQYMPLDQGEGANHVSHGNV from the exons ATGAAGGAAAAAATAGGGATTTTAGTGTGTGTATGGTTTGTGTTGTTTGGTTCTTGTTTTGGTAGATTTGTGGTGGAGAAGAATAGTTTGAGAGTAACATCACCAGACTCaattaaagatgtgtatgaGTGTGCAATTGGGAATTTTGGGGTACCACAATATGGAGGAACAATTGGTGGTATTGTTATGTATCCAAAAGCTAATCAAAAATCATGTAAAGATTTTGCAGATTTTGATATCTCATTCAAATCTAAGCCTGGTGCTATGCCTGTCTTCCTTCTTGTTGATAGAGGAG ATTGCTATTTCACACTGAAGGCTTGGAATGCTCAGAAAGTTGGAGCAGGTGCTATTCTTGTTGCTGATGACCGTGTTGAACCTTTAATTACCATGGACACCCCCGAGGAAGAGGATGCACAGGCAgattatttgcaaaatataactATTCCATCTGCTTTAATTAGCAAATCTCTTGGGGATAGCATCAAGAAGCAACTATCTAAAGGAGAAATGGTTAACATAAACCTCGATTGGAGAGAGGCTCTTCCACATCCCGACGAGCGAGTGGAGTATGAATTTTGGACCAATAGTAATGATGAGTGTGGGCCCAAGTGTGAAAGCCAGAGAGAGTTTGTCAAAAACTTCAAGGGGGCTGCCCAGATACTTGAGCAGAAGGGTTATACACAGTTTACTCCCCATTACATAACTTGGTATTGCCCGGAGGCTTTTATTTTGAGCAAGCAATGCAAGTCTCAGTGTATCAACCATGGCAGATACTGTGCTCCAGACCCTGAGCAAGACTTCAGTAAAGGTTATGATGGGAAGGATGTTGTTTTGCAAAATTTACGGCAAGCTTGTTTTTTTAAGGTTGCCAATGAAACTGGAAAACCCTGGTTGTGGTGGGATTATGTCACTGACTTCGCAATACGGTGTCCaatgaaagagaagaaatacaCGAAAGAATGCGCAGATCAAGTAATAAAGTCACTTG GCTTTGACGTCAAAAAGATCGaaaaatgtgttggagatcctgaAGCAGATACTGACAACCCTGTTCTAAAGGCTGAACAGGACACCCAG ATAGGTAAGGGTGCTCGTGGGGATGTGACTATCTTGCCAACTCTTGTTATAAACAATAGACAGTACAGAG GTAAGCTGGACAAGGGAGCAGTCCTCAAGGCAATTTGTTCAGGCTTTGAGGAGACAACCGAGCCTGCAATTTGTTTAACTGAAG ATGTAGAAACAAATGAATGCTTGAAATCAAATGGTGGGTGCTGGCAGGACAAGGCTGCTAACATTACAGCGTGCCGG GATACTTTCCGTGGTAGAGTATGTGAATGCCCAGTAGTTCAGGGAGTAAAATTTGTTGGTGATGGTTATACTCACTGTGAAG CATCTGGAGCATTGCGATGTGAAATAAACAATGGAGGCTGTTGGAAGGGAACCCAAAAAGGCAGGGCATATTCTGCTTGCATT GATGATCACACAAAGGGTTGCAAATGTCCACCAGGATTCAGAGGGGATGGAGTTAACAATTGTGAGG ACATTGATGAATGCAAGGAGAAGCTGGCTTGCCAGTGTGCTGAGTGCAAATGCAAGAACACTTGGGGTAGTTATGATTGCAGTTGCAGCGGCAATTTGTTGTACATGCATGAACATGACACGTGTATAA GCAAAGATGCCAAATCGGAGTTCAGCTGGGGCCTTGTTTGGACTATCATATTGGGTTTGGCTTTTGCAGGGGTCGCAGGATATGCTGTGTACAAGTACAGAATCCGG AGATACATGGACTCAGAGATTCGCGCCATCATGGCACAATATATGCCTTTGGATCAAGGAGAGGGGGCTAATCATGTTTCCCACGGGAACGTCTAA